One window from the genome of Macrobrachium rosenbergii isolate ZJJX-2024 chromosome 2, ASM4041242v1, whole genome shotgun sequence encodes:
- the LOC136845210 gene encoding 2-phosphoxylose phosphatase 1 — MRWQKRFRVLRCYILILGWLGILLLFMSYWRVETDSAHPPPPLMVNRGAQSGPNTLSQDKPRSKKIRHQCNPPDRIQRHQEVSLPNEYELTGVVIAFRHGDRGPLVHVSNLSSINCGHKSYGTPTYKKYVNDVLNASKTNAFINFVGPFVKYPLLPLPSKCSIGYLTPQGVAQHIQLGKVLKEVYLNEWNLLGNKWEVDDIIVYSSKYRRTFQSLLAFLYSFLPDFDISKTHIRDGKGISFCDNECRCDKADVYDHKYDQERREYRKSHPGVMELIRRINPLVKSNPMADDITNPLVMRDALLAYVCHGAVLPCSEGKCVKIEDITSLISYEEWEGKQKRTSAQRKAAKLRSYGLLKSIVNYIDGMVGDSKPRVVIYSGHDKTLKFLLDSLAIPNYQLPYYASRLIFEVYHNTSTPQNVEYRKNYFFRIVYNGKDITRLIPFCDSIMLKQLKSGSVKRGSINLCSVGKLENYLKPEVYFKEFNVASFKAACRK; from the exons ATGAGATGGCAAAAGAGATTCAGAGTTCTTCGTTGTTACATCCTGATTCTTGGGTGGCTTGGGATCTTGCTGCTCTTCA TGTCGTACTGGAGAGTTGAGACTGACTCAGcacatccacctcctcctcttatGGTGAACCGAGGAGCTCAGTCTGGACCCAATACACTTTCCCAAGACAAACCACGTAGTAAGAAAATCCGACATCAGTGCAATCCACCTGATCGCATTCAGAGGCACCAAGAAG TATCTCTGCCAAATGAA TATGAGTTGACTGGAGTTGTCATAGCTTTTCGACATGGAGACAGAGGGCCTCTTGTGCATGTAAGTAACCTCTCAAGTATTAACTGTGGTCACAAGAGTTATGGAACTCCTACGTACAAAAAATATGTGAATGACGTCCTTAATGCATCCAAAACAAATGCATTTATAAATTTTGTGGGTCCATTTGTGAAATATCCACTACTGCCTTTACCTTCAAAATGCAGTATTGGCTATCTTACACCCCAGGGAGTTGCTCAGCATATACAGCTTGGAAAGGTTCTGAAAGAGGTATACCTGAATGAATGGAATCTGCTTGGTAATAAATGGGAAGTAGATGACATAATTGTTTATAGCTCAAAGTATCGTCGCACATTTCAGAGTCTTCTtgctttcttatattcatttctgCCAGATTTTGATATATCAAAGACGCACATTCGAGATGGGAAAGGAATAAGCTTTTGTGATAATGAATGCCGGTGTGATAAAGCAGATGTTTATGACCATAAATATGATCAAGAACGCAGAGAATATCGCAAGTCTCATCCAGGCGTTATGGAGCTAATTCGCAGAATTAATCCTTTGGTTAAGTCGAATCCAATGGCAGATGATATCACAAACCCTCTAGTAATGCGAGATGCTCTCCTTGCTTATGTTTGTCATGGTGCTGTTTTGCCATGTAGTGAGGGAAAATGTGTCAAAATTGAAGACATTACAAGCCTCATATCCTATGAAGAATGGGAAGGGAAACAGAAACGAACATCTGCTCAGCGAAAGGCTGCTAAGTTAAGGTCTTATGGTCTCCTAAAAAGCATTGTGAACTACATTGATGGCATGGTGGGGGATTCTAAACCTCGAGTTGTAATCTATTCTGGTCATGACAAAACTCTAAAATTCTTACTTGATAGCCTTGCTATACCGAATTACCAGCTTCCCTACTATGCATCCCGTTTGATATTTGAAGTTTATCATAACACTTCAACTCCACAGAATGTTGAATACCGCAAGAATTATTTCTTTCGAATTGTTTACAATGGCAAAGACATAACTCGTTTGATTCCCTTTTGTGACTCCATCATGTTGAAGCAGTTAAAGAGTGGTAGTGTCAAACGTGGGAGCATAAATCTCTGTAGTGTGGGCAAACTAGAGAATTATCTCAAACCTGAAGTTTACTTTAAAGAATTTAATGTCGCTTCTTTTAAAGCAGCTTGTCGCAAGTGA